In Emcibacteraceae bacterium, a single window of DNA contains:
- a CDS encoding DUF6491 family protein, with product MLKKLLFTGIVFAIGTSVAVSETNEERFAKEMEKYKQTGEFKNCIINSQIRRTRVLDDIHIIFEMDGNKVYLNTLDSKCPNLGFERSIKYTSHGNQLCSTDVINVLRPHDTGAPCFLGKFETLEKLPRKDD from the coding sequence ATGTTGAAAAAATTACTTTTTACTGGAATTGTTTTCGCGATTGGTACCTCCGTTGCCGTTTCTGAAACCAACGAAGAACGTTTCGCCAAAGAAATGGAAAAATATAAGCAGACTGGTGAATTTAAGAACTGTATAATAAATAGCCAAATTAGAAGAACCCGCGTACTTGATGATATTCACATCATTTTTGAAATGGATGGTAACAAGGTCTATTTGAATACATTGGATAGCAAATGTCCAAATCTTGGATTTGAAAGAAGTATAAAATATACTTCTCATGGTAATCAATTATGCAGCACAGATGTCATAAATGTATTGAGGCCACATGATACAGGTGCACCTTGCTTTTTGGGCAAATTTGAAACATTAGAAAAGTTGCCAAGAAAAGATGACTAA